AGTTCTATTTTTAAGGCTTAAAAGTTTCAAAAGTAAAGCAAAGCATAGCTTCTGCATTTGATTTCTTTTTAAAAAAATGTAAAAACATTATAATTAAAATTATGAAATATAGTAAAAATGAAATAATTACAGGGAAAGTGAAAAAAGTTTTTCCTAACAATATAATTGTGGTGGATAAAAACGAATTAGAATACAACATTGTTAAAAAAGAAATTTCTGATAAAAAGCAAATTAATGTAAAAAACACTTTTAAAGTGGGTGAAGTTATCAATTTTGTGTTTCTTTTTTACAATAAAGAAAAAAATATGAGATATGGTAGTTTTAAGAAAAATCATCCTAATTTTGGAAAAAATAATAACAACTTTATGTTAAAAGCCACAAGAAATGGGTTTAAAAATTTAGAAGCTTTTAATAAAGCGACATTTAAAAAGGTAAAAAATGATAAAAATTAAATCAAAAAATCTTTCTTTTGAAAATGAATTTTTCAAAGAAGATAAATTCAAGCAATCTAATTCTTTAATTGAAAAATTACAATCGCTTGATTTTAAAGGGTCTGAATATTTAGCTTTTAATGACATTGCTTTAAATTTTGCAGTTACTGGAATTGATAAAATTATTAATTTCTGTAATTACTTATATGACCAAAAAATAGAACAATTAATCATTTTAACCACTTATGAAATTCGTCTTTCAGTTGAAGCTGCTTTAGAATTTCTTTATTCTAAAAACGATATTAATAAAGAACATAAAATCAAGTTAATTTTCATTAATGAATTTGAATCTTATGAATCAGTTAATGAAAAAATTAACCATTTCTTTAACAATATTTCAAAAAGAAAAATTCGACTTTTATTCATTGATAATTTCAATAAAAACCAAAAACTTAGACAAATTAGTTCCTTTATTTTGAACCGTTTAGCTACTATTGCTAGCGATTTCCTTGTTAAAAAGTATATTTACTATATTGGTAAAAAAAGATCTTATAAGATTTTTGAAAACTACAACCTTCCTATTCAGAACGTATTAATCGCTTCTGAAGATACAAATAATAATTATCCGCTTTTTTCTGAAGTTTCATTAGTGCTACTAGCTACTCAAGGAGTTAATGTAGCTAAGCTAATTCAGGGGTATAAAAACATTACTGATAATTTATTTAAAGATCAAATTTATGACAAAATAGCTATTGATATGTCAATTTACTATAGTGTTATTACCGATTTAAATTCCAAGTCATATTGCCCGGATTTAAACTTATTTATTGGTTATGATTCGAATCTAACTAAAAGCGTTAAATTAGCAGCTCATTTATTTAATAAAAGCACTCTTTCTAAAAACTTATATAATGATGCTGTTACTCTTTCAGAGCAACTTCCAATTTTAGGGCAAAGCATCATATCAGGCGAAAATAACAAAAGCATTATTTATTTTAGGTTTAAAGAGAAAAAATACAACTATCAGCTCTCTTCAATTGTTAATGATTTTGAATTCCCAATTAAATATGAAAAATTTACAATTGAAGAAATTAACGAACAATCTTTTAATGTTTTTAACAATTATCTAACTTCCTTTAATGATTTAGTCCAAACCATTGAACTTGAAATTGATATTAATGATGAAGTTAATTTAGGTGAGTTTTTTGGTCTGCTTTACTGATGCAAAATTTTATATTGCATTCAGCAAGACATTGATCCATTTAAATAAAAATCCTCTTGGTATTAAGAGGATTTTTATTTAAACATAAGTATCGAAAAGTTCATTGACCAAACTTTCATTAACTTCTTTACTTTCTTCAATTTTATTTTTAAGTTCGGTTCTTTTTTCAACACTTTGCTCAAGTTTATTTTTACTTTCAGTAATGTTAAAAAATGATTGAATGGTTACTAAAAAAGTAATAACCGAAGAAATAACTGCAATAGCGACAAATAAACTCATTGTTTGAACAGGTAAAACGTTGTATCTAATTGCATAAAGGTTTAAAATAATTGATGAAGCTGAAATGATTATTGAAATTAGACTCATGCTTATAAATAAAAAACGGCTACCGTTTCTTTTACGCTTAATTTTCTTAAGTATTGAGAAAATTCTATCCTTGTTTTGTTGTGTCATATTCTACCCTTAATTCATTTAAATAATCAGTGCTAAAGCGATCATAAGAAACTATCTTTGTGACTCTTTTGTATAAAATGTAATCACGAGTTTTTTTATCCACATCAGAATAATAAATTTCTTTACCTTTATATAAGGTATATTCAATGTTGATTTTTTGAATCCTATTTTTAGCATCATTAAATCTTTTGTTAATTAAGAAAAATGAAAGCAGTCCTGAAATTAAAGCTACAACTGAGTTGATGATAGTTGTGGAAATTACGTAGTTAGTTCCATTATTAAATCAACTTCTGTATGGATTTACCATATCATTAGGATACTTGACAGTTCCGGCAATAAAAACAGTAGCAATAATTGCAATCGCAAGTGCTGAAATAATTGTTATTAAGTTTAATAAATAATAAAAAAATCCATAAATGTAAACTCTGTTTCAAACTTTTAAATAAAGTTTTTTATACTGACGAAAAGCATTAAATTCTTTCATTATTTAATTGGTCCTTTTTCAAGTTGATTTTGCACAATTTGCTTAATAACAATTTTTCTTTTGGCGCTTGCTTTTTCTCAAAGAGCATCAATAGTTATAATTAGTTCTTCTTCGCTAATAATCCCTTGAGCTTCTTTAACAAGTAAATGTTCCATTGTGTTATAGACTTTTTTGTATTCTTGATAACGCGAATTATTTTTATAAACTTCAAGCGCAATAGTTAAAATAAAAGAACAAATGATAAAAATTACAAAAACTAAAATTAAATAAAATGAAAACTTAATATCTTTCATATTATCAGCTTCAGTTGTATTAATTCTCACAAGTTTGATTAAAGCATAAATAGCTATGAAAAGTACTGAGATATTTAAAACTGCGATAATAAATGAAATTAAGCGATCAAGAAGCTTGTAAATTCGTAATTTGGTGTGATCCTTTTTAAGCTTTTTATTAATCGTTTTTAATATTGTATTCATAACTAATAAATTATAATAATAATTATGAATAACAAAAATATTAAAATCAATTTTAAGACTTTTTTTAGGGTTTTTACAGATAACCCTGCTTTAATTTGAATTAAAGGAAACTTTGCAGAGCGCCTTGAAAATGGCGAATATTCAAAAAAATGACCACTTGATAAAAGCGGTGTTAAATACTTTGCGAATTATAAAGAGCACCTTGAGGAAGAAGGAGAAAATGAGGATGATGAAGATATTTTTCTTGGTGACTTTATGGATAATGAAGAAGGTGAAAACCTTTCAATAGTTAATAAAGTTGAAAGCGATTCGTTCCAAAAATATGTTGCTTTAGCTAGAGAATTCTACATTAAAAAATACGGATATAAAATAAACGAAATTGCTGATATTTCATCTAAAAATAATGCTGAAGCTAAATGATCTCAAACTAAAGCTGCTATAGAAAATGATGCAATTAAATTAATTTCTAACCCACTTTTTACTTATCAAAAAGCAGTTAATGGAGAAATTTTCGACACTAATGCGGATGCATTTTTTTACGATAAACAGGAGCAAAAAATTGTCTTTTTAAACTACACTTCTTTTGCTAAACCTAAATTCTTTTACAAAGGATTTTTTACCTACAATGTGCTTAGAAAATTAAATTACAATGTAAAACAAATTAGTGTAATTAACATCAATTTCTTTGATAACAATATCACTAAAAATACTACTAAAGATACATGTACTTTCTACGAATCATTTTCAACTTGAAATTCAGCTACTAAAGCAGCCAAGGGTAAGCCAAGAAAAAAAGCCACCGCTGCTACTACTTTAGAAGATGAAGAACTTTTTTATGCACTTAAAAACACTGGCGAATTAAGACTTTTTACTGAAACTGGATCATATTATGAAGGTAATAAATCTCAAGGTTCATTTTTCCAAAGTGCACGCTTTGGAAAAATTTCTCCAAACCCTAAAGAACCAACTGTTATTAAGGCAGATTATAATAAAATTAATTACACTAATTATCAAAAAACAATTATTAATCAGCTTGGTGAAGAAGTTAAAATTAAATTTAAGGATCCAAATTCTTCAAATATAGAAAAAGATGAAAATATATATTTAGATACTTTTGATAAATATTTAGATTGCATTATTAATTCATATTTTGAATTTGGTGATAATTTTAATTATGATGCTATTGCTTACTTTTTCTCAGTTAAAGAAAGCGTTGAACATCTTCCTTATGCAATTGTAGATTTAAGCTATCAAAAGCAATTTAGTGCTCCAAATAACATTGTGCTTCCTAAAAAACTTTTCCTTGATAATCAACTTGAAGTTAATGCAATTAGAAAATACATTTGAGGACCTGATTTTGAGCAAATAAGCTCTAAATTCTTCAAAAATAAATCTTTACAAAACCTCGAATTATATAAAAATGATAAAGAATTTTTTGAAAGAGTTCCTAATTACTTTAACATTCACTTTTTAAATTACATCCGTAATTTACACATTAAAGATAAAAGAGTGATTTGATACGATTATGAAGGATTTTCAAATGTTTTCCCAATTTTAGATCAAAGTTCTTCATATGGTCAAATTGTTAACCAAGTATCAGTTATCGAAACTGTTAATGGAGTTGAAAAAAATGTTGAAAATGTGGTAGTCGATACCAAAAACATTACATTAAAAGATTTAGTAATGCTTATCCAAACTATTTACAGCAATAAAGCTGATTATTATGTAGTATTTAACAAAACATACGAAAATACGCGGAATAAAGAAATTAAAGAGCTTGTAAGACGTGCCTTTAAAGATAATAAAGACCTTGAGTTTATTAATTGATTTAACTCACAATATATAGATGTTAGTGAATTTGCTTCTCACGTGGATCACATTAACAATAACACAATTGACTTAGCTGATTGCTTTAGCCATAATAAACTTGAAAAAAAAGCAATCTTCCATGAATTTCATATTGGAAATAAAGAGGGGTACTTTTTCTTTAAGACCAATGAAAATCATCAAATTGAATTACTTTCAGAATCATACTATGGAATGATTGAAAAAACTGATTTTTTAAAGACAACTTTAATTCATATAAACTTTTTAAAGCACTTTTTCTCAATTAAAAAGATTGAAAAATATATTACTAAAAATCAGTTTCCTTTAAAAACCTTAATTACCCCTTATTCGGAACTTGTTATTCAAAAAGGGACTATGGCAATGGAAGAAGCTATTTTAAGACATGCTCAAATCACTGGTGATAATGTTTGAAAAATGGAAAAAGAACCTGAGCTTAAAAGATACTGCGAAAATGACGTTAGAGCTATGATTATGGTGTATGAATTTTTAATGATGCTAGTTCGCAGTGCAGCTCCTGAAATTGATAAATTCGAATATCAAATTGAAAATGAAAATTTCGAATACATCTACCAAGATGGTAAATTAGATATTGTAACTAAGTAAAGATAAAAAAACCACCTGTAAAAGGTGGTTTTTTTGCAAAGCAAAGAAAGGTAAATAAAATAATAAATATTTTATAAAAACAAAAAGGAGTAAATACATCTAGAAGAAGATCATGATAGATCACAAAGTAAATAAGCATTTGACTTTTTGTAAAAATTATGTCATTGATAAATTATAAGAAATGCTTTGCATGAGTGTAAAAATGTAAATAAATAAAAGGATAAAAGTAACAATGACTATAATATTTGATTTGTAGATAACTAAGAGATTATTGTTTGGTAAAACAAATCAAGGAGTATATTACATAGATGTATAAATTAAAAGTTTATATGATATTAATATATAAAATAAAAATAATAAAAGAAATTAAATAAAGTGATTTTATCAATATTTAATGAATGTTTGAGAACATAAATAGATTTTAAATTTTGTAAATGTAAATGAAAATAAGTTATAAATATAAATATTATATAAATAGATTGAAAAATTTTTTTTGAAAAGAAAAGATTAAGAATAGTTTTGAATTTATTTGAAATCTGGAGGTTTTTACCTCCTATCTAATTTTAATACTTTTTGCGCTTAATTTTTCAATTTTTTCAAAAATTAAGCGCTTTTTGGTAGAAATAGAGGTTATTCGAAAAACATTGTTTTTTTGGTTTAATTATTTGCTTTAGCTAAAATTTCTTTCTTATTTCTTTGCTTTTTAAGATAAATTAAAGTGAAAATAATAATGTGAATCAATATAAAAGTAAAAAGTGAAATTCAGTTAGATACTTTTCAAGGTCCATCAGCTAAAAATGGAAATAGACGGACTAAAATCATTGATACAAGGATAAAAATTGCTACAAAATAAAACATTTTTTCAATTAGAGCAATTTTGCGCACTTTCTTTTGCTGTTCTAAAAGTAAAAGGGTTATAAAAGAGCCGACGTACTGGATTAAATAAGTCATTGTTCCTAGATCAAGGAAGCTATTGAAATAATCTTTTTCAATTTTAACTCCGAGTGCTTTTAAAATTTCAGGAAGCAGCACAAAGAAAGTCATAAAAGTCAAAATGATAATGGTATTAAGTCAAATAGCATTTTTATGCTCGCCATTTTCGTTTTCTAAGGCTATTTTCTTTGGAAGATATCCTTGCTTGGCAAAGTAAGATAAAGTTCTGGAGTAAGCAAGTTGGCTAGTTAATGTGTCTGAAACATTATAAAAAATTAAGAAGATGATAAATAAAATTGAACCATAGTGATGAACTTGAGTGTAAATATTGACAAACTTACCATCAAAAATTGAAATTTTTGTACCTAAAAATAGGACATATCCGATAAAGTAGATGAATAAAACTGTACCAAATAAGATGATAAATACTTTCTTGTAATTTCTAACTTTAGATTCTTTGGCAAAGCTTGGCATAATTTCAATTCCAGAAAAAGCAAACATAAAGCTAAGTGAATTAGAAAGAATTAAGTAGGTATTTACATCTTGATAATGAGTGAAGTTGTAGCTGTAATAATTAAATTTAGTTGCTAAATAAAGCAGAATTGCAAAACCGATAAAAAGAATAATTCATTTAACAATTGCTGCTCCAAAAATTATGAATTTACTTGTTTTAAGTTTCGATGTAGAAACAAAAGCAAGGAAAATGAAAAACATAATTGAAAAAATCCGAACGATTCATAAAACAATATTATTAGATGTTAATGTTTCAGCAGCAGTAACTAAAAAAAGTGGTCCTGATGCTGAAAAAAGAGGATATTGCGCATATTGGTTAAATCCAACGTAAAAAGCAAAACTTTCCTTGCCAGTCTGCTTGGCAAAATACATTGAACCACCATCTTCTTCATGGAAATTATTAGATAACCGAGTAAAAACTAAAGCTGTGGCTATAGCCACAAATAATGTTAATGAAATAACTAAAATTCCTCATGGTCCTAAATTAACAATTTTCATGATTGTGGCTATAAAACCAAAACCAACCATGTAGTTAACTAATAAAGCCGCAAGAGATATGGAGTTAAATTTCTTCTTCATAGATCCTTTCTAGGCTTAGCAATAAAAAAGCGAGCATTTAGCTAGCGATTTTACTTTAAATTTTGTTGATCTCAACAATGGTATCATTTGGTTTACCTTGAAAAGTCTCAACAACTTTAAATGAAACAATATCATTTAAGTTAAAACGAGTGTTTTTATAAATTCTTTTTGAATTAGTCTTTTTAAGAAGGTATTGACGAACCGTCATTTCTTCTTCATCTTCACTAAGAAGCTCTAAATCGATTTCCAGTTGTTTGAATACATCGTAAATATAGGCACTAACAACTACTCTTGATTTTTGAAGTGAAATTTCGTAAATTTCTTCTTCATCATCGTATTCATCATAAATTTCACCAATGATTTCTTCAATAATATCTTCCATTGTGATAATTCCAATGGTATCAACTTTGTTATTACTTTGGGTAACAAAAGCCATTTGTGCTCGAGCTAAACGCATTTTTTCTAAAGCTGAAGAAAGAATTGAGTTAGCTGAAATTAAAGGTACTGTTTTTAAATAATTAATGACTTTTCCTTTTTGAAGGTGGAAAATGTCTTTAATAAGAACAATTCCAATTAATTGTCCATTTTTCATCACCGGAAGGCGAGAATAATTGGTTTCTTTAAATACTTCTAGGGCTTTTGATATATTATCTTTATAATCCAAATACACAACATCTTTTAAACGGATGTAGTGCTGTGAGACTTTAGTTGAATCAAGATCAAGTGCTTTTTGAGCTAAAATGCTCTCTCCAGTTTGAAGCACTCCTTCACTTTGAGCTAAATCTAAAATACTTTTAAGTTGATCTTCAGAGTGAGTTACATAAACTTTTTTACCAAGCTTACTAATTGGGTAAGTTAGAACATAAAAAAGTCAAAACGTCCCTTCAATAAAATAGCAAAATATTTTTAAAAAACGCATTGGATTATTTTTTGCAAGTAATTTTGGTGCAATTTCACCAAAGATTACTAAAATAGGAGTTACTACTGCAGTAGAAATAATAACAATTAAAACTTCATTTTGGGACAAAATGCTTCCAAGAAGTGCGCTAGTTAAGGTAGCTGAAGCCACATTAACAATATTATTTCCAATTAAAATAGCACTTAAAAGCTGGTTGTATCTTTCAAGTTGTTTATAAATAAGTTTAGCTCCACGCTCTTTGTTTTGAACCATTTCACGAACGTGTGCTTTTGAAACTGAGGTATAAGCTGTTTCGCTTCCACTATAAATACTACTTAAAACAAATAAAATTAAAAGTGCCACTAAGAGAATAATTTGAATAGTCAGGGACATTATTTAATACCTCTAAGTTTGATATTTATTGTGAAAGTATAACTGGGATAACAATCCATTATAAACTCCTTTTATTTAATTAATTTTCAGGTTCTGGGTCTTGGAATTTAACATAATTACCAAAGTAATAAAGGTTAGCAATTCCAGGTTGCCCATTTCTGTTTTTAGCAACAGTTAAATTAGTTTTAATAACATTTTGACTATTGTCATTTTCATTGTTTTTATTTGCATCTTTTTTCATTTTTGGCCTACTTAAGAAAATAACAATGTCAGCATCTTGCTCAATAGCTCCAGATTCACGTAGGTCGTGAAGCTGTGGACGATTATCATCACGACTTTCAACGTTCCGCGAAAGCTGACTAAGTGCCATAATTGGAACTTTTAATTCTAAAGCTAAGGTTTTTAAGGTTCTTGAAATAGTTGCAATTTCATTTTGTCTATTTCCAGATGCATCTGGTGCTGAAATAAGTTGAAGGTAGTCAATTACAATGAAATCAAGCTCACCTTTTAAGTTTTTATATAGATGCTTAATTTTTCACACAATATCGTTGATTTTTGATGTAGCAGCATCATCAATATAAATGTTCATATTGTCTAAATATTCAACTTTAGCTTTTTGAAGTGTAGAAAGTTCAACTTCTTGCATATATTTTGGGTTTTGAATTTTTTTAAGATCTACCATTGTTTCAGTTGAACTAATTCTAGCTACAAGTTCGCTAGTAGGCATCTCTAAAGAAATGAAAATGACGTTTCTTTTTCTTTGAAGTGATGAATTAAGCGAAATATTTCTTGCAATATTTAAAGC
This genomic window from Mycoplasmopsis gallinacea contains:
- a CDS encoding CNNM domain-containing protein gives rise to the protein MSLTIQIILLVALLILFVLSSIYSGSETAYTSVSKAHVREMVQNKERGAKLIYKQLERYNQLLSAILIGNNIVNVASATLTSALLGSILSQNEVLIVIISTAVVTPILVIFGEIAPKLLAKNNPMRFLKIFCYFIEGTFWLFYVLTYPISKLGKKVYVTHSEDQLKSILDLAQSEGVLQTGESILAQKALDLDSTKVSQHYIRLKDVVYLDYKDNISKALEVFKETNYSRLPVMKNGQLIGIVLIKDIFHLQKGKVINYLKTVPLISANSILSSALEKMRLARAQMAFVTQSNNKVDTIGIITMEDIIEEIIGEIYDEYDDEEEIYEISLQKSRVVVSAYIYDVFKQLEIDLELLSEDEEEMTVRQYLLKKTNSKRIYKNTRFNLNDIVSFKVVETFQGKPNDTIVEINKI
- a CDS encoding UU173 family protein; amino-acid sequence: MNNKNIKINFKTFFRVFTDNPALIWIKGNFAERLENGEYSKKWPLDKSGVKYFANYKEHLEEEGENEDDEDIFLGDFMDNEEGENLSIVNKVESDSFQKYVALAREFYIKKYGYKINEIADISSKNNAEAKWSQTKAAIENDAIKLISNPLFTYQKAVNGEIFDTNADAFFYDKQEQKIVFLNYTSFAKPKFFYKGFFTYNVLRKLNYNVKQISVININFFDNNITKNTTKDTCTFYESFSTWNSATKAAKGKPRKKATAATTLEDEELFYALKNTGELRLFTETGSYYEGNKSQGSFFQSARFGKISPNPKEPTVIKADYNKINYTNYQKTIINQLGEEVKIKFKDPNSSNIEKDENIYLDTFDKYLDCIINSYFEFGDNFNYDAIAYFFSVKESVEHLPYAIVDLSYQKQFSAPNNIVLPKKLFLDNQLEVNAIRKYIWGPDFEQISSKFFKNKSLQNLELYKNDKEFFERVPNYFNIHFLNYIRNLHIKDKRVIWYDYEGFSNVFPILDQSSSYGQIVNQVSVIETVNGVEKNVENVVVDTKNITLKDLVMLIQTIYSNKADYYVVFNKTYENTRNKEIKELVRRAFKDNKDLEFINWFNSQYIDVSEFASHVDHINNNTIDLADCFSHNKLEKKAIFHEFHIGNKEGYFFFKTNENHQIELLSESYYGMIEKTDFLKTTLIHINFLKHFFSIKKIEKYITKNQFPLKTLITPYSELVIQKGTMAMEEAILRHAQITGDNVWKMEKEPELKRYCENDVRAMIMVYEFLMMLVRSAAPEIDKFEYQIENENFEYIYQDGKLDIVTK
- a CDS encoding RNA-binding protein, yielding MKYSKNEIITGKVKKVFPNNIIVVDKNELEYNIVKKEISDKKQINVKNTFKVGEVINFVFLFYNKEKNMRYGSFKKNHPNFGKNNNNFMLKATRNGFKNLEAFNKATFKKVKNDKN
- a CDS encoding APC family permease; amino-acid sequence: MKKKFNSISLAALLVNYMVGFGFIATIMKIVNLGPWGILVISLTLFVAIATALVFTRLSNNFHEEDGGSMYFAKQTGKESFAFYVGFNQYAQYPLFSASGPLFLVTAAETLTSNNIVLWIVRIFSIMFFIFLAFVSTSKLKTSKFIIFGAAIVKWIILFIGFAILLYLATKFNYYSYNFTHYQDVNTYLILSNSLSFMFAFSGIEIMPSFAKESKVRNYKKVFIILFGTVLFIYFIGYVLFLGTKISIFDGKFVNIYTQVHHYGSILFIIFLIFYNVSDTLTSQLAYSRTLSYFAKQGYLPKKIALENENGEHKNAIWLNTIIILTFMTFFVLLPEILKALGVKIEKDYFNSFLDLGTMTYLIQYVGSFITLLLLEQQKKVRKIALIEKMFYFVAIFILVSMILVRLFPFLADGPWKVSNWISLFTFILIHIIIFTLIYLKKQRNKKEILAKANN
- a CDS encoding DUF4231 domain-containing protein — translated: MKEFNAFRQYKKLYLKVWNRVYIYGFFYYLLNLITIISALAIAIIATVFIAGTVKYPNDMVNPYRSWFNNGTNYVISTTIINSVVALISGLLSFFLINKRFNDAKNRIQKINIEYTLYKGKEIYYSDVDKKTRDYILYKRVTKIVSYDRFSTDYLNELRVEYDTTKQG